The DNA window TGCGCGAACCACCTTCTGACCGTGACCGACGGCAGCGGGGACAAGTGGCGGGAAGCCGCCGACACCGACGGCAAACCGAGCGGCCTGTTCGCTCTCGCCGGGCACGAGCCAGCCGCCGACTGGGATGTGCCCGAGCTGGTGCCGCTGGTCGAGATAGCACGGCACTGGGGGTTGACCGCCCTCGAATGAGACTGCCTGGTCCGCGCACAACCCCTTGGTGCGCGGACCAGGTGCCAAACCCCGGTCCCGGACGCAAGGTCTGCCACCGCCGACACAAAAACCGGCGCGAACGGCGGTGGGCCGTTCCCCCAAAGTAGGCGTCCGGGGCCGGGCCGGAACTTCTTGTCGGCGGTGCATCCGGCAGGAAGCGGCGTTACTGCGGTCGCGAACGCGGTGACGCCGAGCACAAGGGATCGGCAGGGCAGGCCCCGCGTCGGTGATCCCGGCGCGGGGCCGAACCCGTCCGGCGGTATGCGGCTATGCGCATACCGATCAGTGTTCGATCAGGGAGGTAACAACGTGAAGCACATTTGCCCCACCTGCAACGCAAATACGCACATCATCAAGAAGAAGACGGACAAGGACGGCAACACCGTCGAAACCGAAGAAGTCTGCCCGACTTGCGGCGGTTCGGGGTGGGTCGACTGAGCGCGCGTATCATCCCCGACATGAAGACTGCGTGCCACGGATGCCGGGCCGACGTGCCGACGATCGGCCCCGACGGGCGACCCCGCAAGCGGCAAGTTGCCGGGGACGGCTCCGTAGCCGAACACGTCGCGACGGTCGGCGGATACACCGCCGTCGTGGAGAAGAAATGCGACGTGTGCGACGGCACGGGATGGCTGGACGGTTTCGTGCCGCCCTGCTGACCCCAGAACGCGAAAAGGCGCCCCCTGGTCCGACTGGACCAGGGGGCGCGCTTCTCGTTGGGCTCGTCGCCGGTATGGAAGGGGAGACCCGGCGCCGGATCTAGTTGTCGGCGCGCAGGGTAGCGCCGGGGGCCGACAGTTCTGCGGCCGTCGGGCCCGGCGTGGGCGCGTTCGCCGCCAGGGCGACGCCGAGCGGCGCGAGGATGGCCGATGCGATCACCGCCCACCCGTACGGGACGTTGACCCCGATGAGGTCGAGCACGGCGACGACGGCGGCCGGGGTGATGGTCGCGAGCGCGGCCGCCACGGTCTGGCGGTAGGTGGCCAGGATGAGCCGAAGGCGGGCGGTCACTGCGCGGCCGCCGTCGTCAGCTTCGCGCCGAGCTTGTCGAGCACGGCGCTCGCGATCTCGTCGGCCTGGTGCTCGTTGTCGGCGCCGAGCACGTCGGCGACGGCGGCGCGGAGTGCGGGCAGCACATCGGCCACCAGGCCGGGCCGGAGCGCGGCGGCGAGCTGCTCCGCGGTGATCCCGCCGGATCGAGCTACGGCGGCGGTGAGGGCGTCGAGCTTGGCGGCGAGTGCGCGCCCGTTGTCGTAGTCCCACTGGCGGAACTGGCCGAGGCTGATGTCTCCGGCGTGGCCGTCGCCGTCTACGTCCGGTGTGTTGAGTGCGATCGAGAACACCGCTTCGAGTTTCTGCCGGTCGGCGTCGGTGAACATGTCATCTTCTCCTTGCTGTGCAACGAAATGTGCGGTGGTGTAGGACTCGTTCAGGTCCACGGACTGCGCGCGGATGCCGGGGACCGCGCCGGTGCTGGAGTACTGGTGCACGTCGTAGTGCCCGGCGGCGGGGTCGGGTCGTGCGCCGTAGCGTGCGATCCAGATGGCCAGGCCGGGGATTCCCCACTGGTCCGGGCGGGTGGCCACGGCGAACGCGTTGTTCAGGTACACGCCGGGTCGGTGCCCCAGCTCGGCGACGCGTCGGCAGAAACGGACGCCGAAGTCTCGCGCGGCCGCGTTCGGACCGAACGGTGCTTCGAGGTCGAGCGCGGGCACGAGGTCGAGCGCGCCGAGCCGCCGAACCTCGTCGACGAACACTTCGGCTTGCCGCTCGGGGCTCGGGGTGAGTTGCGCGTAGTGGTAGCCGCCCACCGGGATGCCGACCGACTTCGCGCCGTTCACGATCGCGTCGGCAGGGCCCGCCGTCGCGATCCCGCCGCCGTCGCTGACTTTGGTGTACACAAAGGACACCCCGTGTCGCTTCACCGCTCCCCAGTCGGTGACCGTCTGGAACTTCCGGTAGATGTCAATCCCGAGGGCCATTACTCACCACTCCTGGTCTTGCTCTCGATTCGATCTACGGCGTCGCGCAGGCTCGCGCCGGAGTTCGGGACCACCTCGTGCTGTACGGATCTCACGTAGTCCTCGATGGACTCCAGCCGGGCCATGACGCCGGGCCGCTCGGGCACGCCGGGCCGCGCCTCCTGCCCAAACCAGTCGTCCGCGAAATGCGAAAGTTTCCGTACTACACGGGCGAAAGCGCGGATGACGCGCCACAGCCCGGCGAGGGTTCCGGCGCCGCCGACAACGACGCCACCCCAAATCAGGAACTCGGTCATCAGTAGTCACCCACGCGTTCAATGGTCAGTATCGAGCCGGGGTCAAGGGTGAGCGTGCCGCCCATGTTGTGGTTGGCCCACATTTCGATGTAGTCGCTCGTGCCGTTGCACCGGACGGTGGTTTCGTACTCGGCGAGCTGGGAGACAAACCCGGTGGTTTTCGCCGCCGCGCTCCCGTACTTGCTGCCCGTCGGGATCGACCCGTTGACACGGATCGTGGCGAGTATCCGCTTGTCGTCCGCGGTCGAGCCGACGCCGCCGGGGAACATGATTTGTGCTTTCACCCGGTAGATTCCGGCGACCGTCGGAGTTACGCGGGACGAGCCGCCGGGGTGCGTCATGTTGACCTTGGCGAACTCCGCGGTGATGTTCACCGGTGTGTCGGTGGCGCTGGCGAAACCGCCTTGTGTGCCGGTGGTGTAGCCGTGGAAATACGGCCGGTTGTTCGGCGACGCTTTCACCGTGCCGAGCGCGGTTTCCGTCGCAGTCGCCAGCGCCTGAATCTGGCCGGGCCCGTTCGGCGGGTCGGTCTGCGCCGGGTACGGCAGAGCGAAAATCGGCGTGTTGGGCATGGTTCCTCCTTTCAGAACGGGATAACGGTCAGCGTCCGGTCTTCGAAACGCGCGTCATACGGCGTGTAACCGGCTTGGGGGTCACGGCGGTATTTCATGGTGAACGTGTTCTGGCCTTCGTTGAGCCCGTCGGCGGCAGTGAACACAATGGACTGACTACAAGAGGACCAGAGCCCCGCCGAGTGGATCGGATCATCGGCGTGGTTCGGGTCGAAACCACCTGACGTGAGCGGCGACTTGCCGTACGCCTCGGGGTCGATGGACGACGCCCCAGAAACGAAGGTCGTCGCCCTCGCCCATCCGTTCTGGCAATTCATCGTGGCGGACATGATCACGAGCGCACGGCGCGCCTTGCTGATGTAGCACGTCACGGTCGGGCCGAACGTGGGCAGGTCGGCGTACGCGCCGCCGGTAGCGGAGTTGCGCGGCGTCACCGTCTGGGAGCGCAGGCCGAGGGCGGCACCGGCTCCGGGGGCGGCGATCTTGCCGAGGATGAAATACGTTTGCTGGAACCGGAGCAACGCGACGACATCCCCGACGCTGAGCAGGATTCCGGGCCCGATCGACAGGCACCGCAGGTTCGTCAGGATCGCGCCGTTCAGGCTCACCGAGTTCACGCCGGTGGCGTCGTCCCACGACTCCACTACTCCTTGGTGAAAACCGATGTCGGAGTTTCCCGCCGGGGGTGCCATTCCTTCGGTGATCAGTGATGCGATCTCGTCGCTTCTCATGTCAGATACTGCTTTCTCGTTTCGATGGCCATGGGCCCGTCGGCGGTGAGTCCATATTGGATTCGGTCGATGATGTGTGTTTCTGGGTCGGCGCGGCGGTTGTAGTCGACCGTGATCACGTCGCCGGGTTCGAGTGCGTGGTTCGGGACGGCGCCGAGGGACACGGTGTAGGGCAGGCCGGTGCTCTTCGCGAGCTGCGCGCGGGCGGCGTTGACGCACTGCTGGTTTGTGGTCATGAACGACGACGAGAAGAACCGCGGTACTCGACCGAACGGACCGTTCCAGTAGGTGGGGCTGGTTGGGTTGTCGTCGACGACCACGCCGCGCACCGGCGGGAGTTCCCCGGCTGGTTCGC is part of the Amycolatopsis sp. CA-230715 genome and encodes:
- a CDS encoding glycoside hydrolase family 25 protein is translated as MALGIDIYRKFQTVTDWGAVKRHGVSFVYTKVSDGGGIATAGPADAIVNGAKSVGIPVGGYHYAQLTPSPERQAEVFVDEVRRLGALDLVPALDLEAPFGPNAAARDFGVRFCRRVAELGHRPGVYLNNAFAVATRPDQWGIPGLAIWIARYGARPDPAAGHYDVHQYSSTGAVPGIRAQSVDLNESYTTAHFVAQQGEDDMFTDADRQKLEAVFSIALNTPDVDGDGHAGDISLGQFRQWDYDNGRALAAKLDALTAAVARSGGITAEQLAAALRPGLVADVLPALRAAVADVLGADNEHQADEIASAVLDKLGAKLTTAAAQ